A genomic window from Verrucomicrobiia bacterium includes:
- a CDS encoding biotin/lipoyl-containing protein has protein sequence MVKTYHLELDGKSYEVGVENLNGTMAVTINGKTHTVDLVSLNGGGALSILLDGRSYDLEVKESEKGLSVFASGQHYGLLVEEEKLFRARQLSGAGKSTSKEKVVRAPMPGLVVKIEVAVGQDVHPGQGLLVMEAMKMENEIKAVGAGRVKEIKVAQRQPVEQNQILITLE, from the coding sequence ATGGTAAAAACCTATCATCTCGAGCTGGACGGAAAAAGCTACGAAGTCGGCGTCGAGAACTTGAACGGCACAATGGCCGTCACGATAAACGGCAAGACGCACACGGTCGATCTGGTCTCCCTGAACGGCGGCGGCGCTCTTTCTATCTTGCTGGATGGCCGTTCCTATGATTTGGAGGTCAAGGAAAGCGAAAAAGGGCTTTCCGTTTTTGCCTCGGGTCAGCATTATGGCCTTCTGGTGGAGGAAGAGAAACTCTTTCGCGCCCGCCAGCTTTCCGGCGCCGGAAAGTCTACCTCAAAGGAAAAGGTGGTGCGCGCCCCGATGCCCGGTCTGGTTGTCAAAATAGAAGTGGCCGTCGGACAGGATGTCCACCCCGGGCAGGGGCTTTTGGTCATGGAGGCGATGAAAATGGAAAACGAAATCAAAGCCGTTGGTGCCGGCCGGGTGAAGGAAATAAAAGTCGCCCAACGCCAGCCAGTGGAACAAAATCAAATTTTGATAACTCTCGAGTAA